CTGTGTGTCGGACCACACCTCCTGCACCTGTGCTTTGCCTTCACTAGGGGAGCTTGGGCTCATGTCGTCTCCATTTCACCTGGCTGctgctctttttcctttcctttcctttccctttctctctctctttctctctctctctctctctctctctttctttctttctttctttttctttctttcttcttttccttccttccttcctttttttttttttggtaaagattttatttatttattcatgagagacacagagagagagagctagagacataggcagagggagaagcagactccctgtggggagccggtggaggactcaatccccggactctgggatcatgacctgagctgaagtcagatgctcaactgctgagccccctggcaCCCCACTTGGCTGCCTTTCTTGAAGCAGCAAGCACAGGGATTGCTCGGTGGAGAAGCGGGAAACAAGACAATCCCAATACTGGAGCCGTGCTGGACATGGACATCAATTCAGGGGCAACAGGGAGAGTCTAGGACCAGCTCGGGAGGCTGCTAGGGGGGAGTCTGATGTGGTGATGTGCTTAGTGCCAGAGAATAATAATGAGACAGTGGCTGTCCTGGGGAAGCCAAGACATGGCACAGGTCAGGGCTTCTCCGAATATGGGTCCTGAACCATCTGTGCATAGTGAGATCCATTTAGTGACCTGGGGTGTGcgtcaaaaagaagaaagaaatagaatagaaagcaCCAGAGCATGTCCCACACTGAAAGGGTGTGTGCTATTTCAGGAAGTGTGCGTTCAAAGAGGTAGAAAATGAAGCTTTGAGGTGCAGACTCTGGGGCTGGAAGACCTGGGTTCAGATCACTGCCCTGACACAACCACGTGGCCTCGGGTGAAGGATAATGACACAACCTGCCTCGTGAGGTGtcatgaggaataaatgagctAATATTTCAAGAGTGCTTAgaccagtgcctggtacatactGAGCAGGTGATCAATGTTAGCTGTGACACAGTGGTTGGAACCAGAAGAGATTGCTGGGAGTTGATCATTTGTTACCTATACAAAAGCAATTTTACATGGTTCAAcctggtacacacacacacacacacacacacacacacacacaccttctgcAAGTACTACAGCGACATTATGCATCTGTCATGATGTGCAGTGCGTCTCATACTGTGGGTTGGAATAAAAAGACTGTGTGCTCTGCTGGCTTTCCCTGGCAAGGGAGTGGATATGAGGCATCAGTTTTCATAACCAAGTGTGATAGTTTTGTAGAGCTTTTGCTCTGGGGGAGCCCATGgcattctcttcccttccttgtcATTTCAGGCTGGAGAGGTGTGCTGGGCTCCTGAGAGCTCCCCTTTACCGAGTTGTGCATCCAGAAGAGCCCATCTCCTGTTCAACCCTGGCCTCCTTCCTGGCTTTTCTTGAGTCCCGTGTACCGGGCTGTCcagagtcttctctctctccgtGAACCGACACAATGAAAACAAAGCTGtactgcctttaaaaataatccttttctcattaaaaaacaacagcagTAAGAGTCCCTCACATTTTTTTGGGCTTACTGGTTGGCCTCCTGTTGTAAAGTTATGTTCTGTTTTCCAGCCTAGGAGAGATGACAGAAGTTAGGAGAAGGACTCGGTGTTGAGAATGATAGCCTGCAGGAGTCCAAGAAAGTCCAACTTCCAGCCACTAAGGTGCCCTCCCGCCCCTTCCCTTTGGCTCCATGTGGATGCCTCCTCTTCCCAGTTGGGTGGCCTCTCCACTCTTCTACTTTGGTTTCCCAAGACATGGTCTTCAGCATctaggacagtgcctgacacacagaggGTGCCCAAGAAATATGTGTTGGATTGAAGTGAGCTGAACAGATATTTCCCTTCTCAAGAGAATTCCTGAGAcccttggggaggggaggggaggggagggggcgcggggcaCTCCTGAGAGGTCGTCTCCTTTTCTCCACTCAGGTTGCTTCTGGTTTATTTCTGGAACTTGGATCTTATTCTTCTGGCTTCCACATTGATGCTAAATCcacaaaatgattttgttttctcagatGTTAATTAGTCTCTGATCTCAGGATATTAACGTTCATGGCACACGAACAGCATGACTTAGtgaaaaattaattgtattaatgATTAGCATGTTGTACACAGATAAATTCCACTCGATTTGCTGCTTGCAATATTGCCTTATGTGCCCAATGATCCGGGGCCTTCTTTCTATTTTAGGCTATTTGCCTCTTTTTCACTGATAAGGTGCTTATTGCTGTGTGAGAAATGTCCCCTTCTGTGCAGAGGCACCAGACTTGTCCCCGTGAAGCTGTTCCATCTGCTGGGCCCTGGAGATGTCCTGGCTCCTCCTGCAACAAACTGCCCGGCACCCTGCCCGAGGCGCCATCCCAGTCTGGAGTGGGGAGCACAGctctccccgcaccccccgccctccttctCCTGGCAGGGGAGCCCTCTTCCCCTCTGAGTataggcagtgtgtgtgtgtgtgtgtgtgtgtgtgtgtgtgtgtgtgtacacgcatgcacatgcatgttCCTGGGCGCCTCCTTTGGGCCAGGCTGAGTGTGAGGTTTACTCAAAGTCTGTGATTACCCTGCAGGTCTTTCTAGACGATATCTGAATTGTCTTCCTCCCCTTGCCACCCTTGTTTATGAACATCTGGATCTTGAACTTGAGGAGTGGATTCCTCTCTAAGTGATAGCTGGATGAAAGGTATATCTCATAGGAGATTGGGATTCTCTGCATAAAAATGGTGTGAAATGGAGGATGGTGATAACTGCCTTTTGGGGAGTGTGATACTGtgataaaataggaaattatatTTGATCTTCTTGCCTGGTTGTGGGAGCTCCTAAAACCCTGGGAACCTCTGCAGTGGTCAGTGTCTTTTCTCTGCTAATGAGATGACCGGTGGCTGGTGTCCTTGGATAGTTTCAgggtgggggctggttgccaaAAAGACTAAAGTATTATTAGAGGGTGGAGCTTTTAGCCCCACCCCAACTTCCGGGGAGAGGAGAGGGCTAGAGATTGAGTTCTGTTATCAGTGGCCAGTGATGTACTCAGCCATGCTCATGTCATGGAACCGCCATAAAAACCATagaggacagggatccctgggtggcacagtggtttggcgcttgcctttggcccagggcgcgatcctggagacccgggatcgaatcccacatcaggctcccggtgcatggagcctgtttctccctctgcctatgtctctgcctctctctctgtctctctgtgactatcataaataaataaaaattaaaaaaaaaaccatagaggACAATGTCCAGAGAGCTCTGGGgctggtgaacacatggaggtgctgggagggttGTGCCCAGAAAGGGTATGGACACTTCACGCCCCCTGCACCCCTTCTGTTCCTTGTCTTGGGCATCTCTTCCATGTGACTGTTCCCGAGTTGGATCCCTTAAAATAAACCAGTAAGTGTAAGGGAAgagctttcctgagttctgtgaggcatgctagcaaattatcaaatccATGGTGGGTTTGGAGGAACCCCAGACTTTATAGCCAGACAGGCAGAGAATGGGCGGATGCACTGGCAGCTGGTGTCTGAGGTGAGGAGAGTTTTGTGGGACCTAACCCATAGGGTCTGCACTGACTGTGAGTAGCTAGTACCAAAAGTGGATGAAATCACTGGACACTGGCTTGGTATCCAAGGAGTTGGAGAATTAGTTGGTGTGGGACCCCCTGCCCCCGGTCCCAACCCAGACCGCCCCCTGCCAGTTGGTGTCACAAGTGTCATGAGTAGAAATGGATACTGGTGGGCAACTTGGCAAAATGTATGAAGGGCCTTAAAAATGTTCCTGCCCGGGCGGCACCAGAAGTAGTTGCGGCGGTAGCAGCTGGAAAGGACCATGACCAGCAGTGAATGCACCTTCATTGCCATCAAGCCTGATGGAGTCCAGCGCAACCTCGTGGGAGAGATCATCAAGCGTTTCGAGCAAAAGGCATCCTGCCTCATTGCCATGAAATTAATCCAGGCTTCTGAAGACCTTCTCAAAGAGCACTATATTGACCTGAAGGACCTTCCATTCTTTGCTGGCCTGATGAAGTACATGCAGTCAGGGCCCGTGGTTGCCATAGTGTGGGAGGGCCTGAATGTGGTGAAGACAGGCCGAGTGATGCTCGGGGAGACCAACCCTGCGGACTCCAAACCTGGGACCATCTGTGGGGACTTTTGCATCCAAGTTGGCAGAAAGATTATCCATGGCAGCGATTCTGTGGAGAGTGCGGAGAAGGAGATTGGCTTGTTCCAGCCTGAAGAGCTGGTGGATTACAAGAGCTGTGCTCAGAACTGGATTTATGAGTGACAAGTGATCAGGGAGCAGACCTCAGTGGTTTGCCCAttccattccctctccctcccatgaGGGGCCAGGCTCTTGCAAATTCAGTTATTTTTGAGAACTTCCTTATAACCTGGAGGGGACCTCTTGGAACTGGGAGTGCTCCCTGTACAGTATTATGGGCTGCCATcagattaaaatgtttcattcccccccccaaaaaaaaatgtttctgcccTTTGACCTAGGATTTCCATTCTGAGATATTATCTTAAGGGAGGGATCATCAAAACACATGCAAATTTCCCTACAAAGACTACTGTGGCAGTGTTGCTTAAAAGTGGaagtgatctaaaaaaaaaaaaaaaaaaagtggaagtgaTCTAAAAGTCCCAGACTAGGAGTTTGGGGGACTCAGTTGGGCTATAGGCATATTATGGAACATGATGTAGCCATcagaaatgatgttttattttttattttatttttatttattcatgagcgacccagagagagagaggcagagacataagcagagggagaagcaggctccatgtaggaagcccaatgtgggacttgatgccggggCTCCaggacgccctgagccaaaggcagatagacgctcaaccactgagccacccaggtgctcccagaaatgattttttaaagactaataacacagaagataaaaatgattgtatgctaaatggaaaaagtatatataaagctTTAGAGAGTGCAGAATCCAAATTTAATTAAGAATATTTGTATCTAAAGAGTTTGGAATAAAATGCCCTAAtacgtttgttttttttttttctaatatgttaaACATGGTGATTGCTGACTGGagaat
The genomic region above belongs to Vulpes lagopus strain Blue_001 chromosome 3, ASM1834538v1, whole genome shotgun sequence and contains:
- the LOC121488266 gene encoding nucleoside diphosphate kinase A-like, whose translation is MTSSECTFIAIKPDGVQRNLVGEIIKRFEQKASCLIAMKLIQASEDLLKEHYIDLKDLPFFAGLMKYMQSGPVVAIVWEGLNVVKTGRVMLGETNPADSKPGTICGDFCIQVGRKIIHGSDSVESAEKEIGLFQPEELVDYKSCAQNWIYE